Proteins from one Phocoena sinus isolate mPhoSin1 chromosome 8, mPhoSin1.pri, whole genome shotgun sequence genomic window:
- the TIMM10 gene encoding mitochondrial import inner membrane translocase subunit Tim10: MDPLRAQQLAAELEVEMMADMYNRMTSACHRKCVPPHYKEAELSKGESVCLDRCVSKYLDIHERMGKKLTELSMQDEELMKRVQQSSGPA, translated from the exons ATGGACCCGCTTAGGGCCCAGCAGCTGGCGGCAGAGCTGGAGGTTGAGATGATGGCTGATATGTACAACAG AATGACCAGTGCCTGCCACCGGAAGTGCGTGCCTCCCCACTACAAGGAAGCAGAACTGTCCAAGGGCGAGTCTGTGTGCCTGGACCGGTGTGTCTCCAAGTACCTAGATATCCATGAGCGGATGGGCAAAAAGTTGACAGAATTGTCTATGCAGGACGAAGAGCTCATGAAGAGGGTGCAGCAGAGTTCTGGGCCTGCATGA